A stretch of the Aegilops tauschii subsp. strangulata cultivar AL8/78 chromosome 4, Aet v6.0, whole genome shotgun sequence genome encodes the following:
- the LOC109735432 gene encoding uncharacterized protein: protein MADWAPVFIGLVLFILLSPGLLFQIPGKGRMVEFGNFQTSGISILVHAVIYFALIAILILAVNVHVFLG from the coding sequence ATGGCGGACTGGGCGCCGGTGTTCATCGGGCTGGTGCTCTTCATCCTCCTCTCGCCGGGGCTGCTCTTCCAGATCCCCGGCAAGGGCAGGATGGTGGAGTTCGGCAACTTCCAGACCAGCGGCATCTCCATCCTCGTCCACGCCGTCATCTACTTCGCCCTCATCGCCATCCTCATCCTCGCCGTCAACGTCCACGTCTTCCTCGGCTGA